In Bernardetia litoralis DSM 6794, the genomic window TCTAAAAGAAACTAATATTTTCACTAAATATACTGAACAAGGAAACAATCAAATTCCCTTTCAAAACACAACTCCTATTCAGCCTCCAAACGATAGATTAGATTTGGGTTCGCCTTCGTAGTTCTGTATCGCAGATTTTCCAGTCTGTGCAAAAATAAAAATACAATGAAAAAAGAAAAAATTGAAACAGAAAACAAAAAATCTATTTCTACTCAAATAGCGATTATTGGAGGTGGTTTGGCTGGTTTGGCGTGTAGCATTCGGTTAGCTAAAGCAGGATTAGAAGTAATTTTGATAGAAAAAAACACCTATCCATTTCATAGAGTTTGTGGAGAATATATTTCAAATGAAGCTCTTGATTATGTAAAATCTTTAGGCATAAATCCCTTTGATTTTGGAGCAGTTTCTTTAGATAAATTTTGGCTTTCTTCGCCCTCTGGAAACAAACTAGAATTAGATTTGCCCTTGGGTGGTTTCGGAATTAGTCGTTATACATTAGATTATGAATTATCCAAAATTGCAAAAAAAGAAGGCGTAGAAATTTGGGACGGAATTTTTGTAAAAGATGTTTTAAATACTAATAAATTAAATGATACAAATAAAAAAAACGAATCTAAATTTTTGATAGAAACCTCAAATGGAACTATTGGAAGTCAGATTGTAATTGGTTCTTATGGAAAACGAAGTAATTTAGATAATAAACTTCAGCGAGATTTTTCAAGCAAAAACTTTCCTTATATTGGTGTAAAATACCATTTAAAAACAGATTTAATGCCAAATAATGTAATTGCACTTCATAATTTTTGGAGAGGTTACTGTGGAATTTCTAGGATTGAAGATGACAAATTTTGTTTTTGTTACCTTTCTCACAAAGACAATCTAACTGATTTTAAAAAGGTAGAAAATATTGAAAAACAGCTTTTTACAGATAATCCAT contains:
- a CDS encoding NAD(P)/FAD-dependent oxidoreductase, producing MKKEKIETENKKSISTQIAIIGGGLAGLACSIRLAKAGLEVILIEKNTYPFHRVCGEYISNEALDYVKSLGINPFDFGAVSLDKFWLSSPSGNKLELDLPLGGFGISRYTLDYELSKIAKKEGVEIWDGIFVKDVLNTNKLNDTNKKNESKFLIETSNGTIGSQIVIGSYGKRSNLDNKLQRDFSSKNFPYIGVKYHLKTDLMPNNVIALHNFWRGYCGISRIEDDKFCFCYLSHKDNLTDFKKVENIEKQLFTDNPFLSKILKEAEFLYEKPEIINQISFSPKKLIEDDILMCGDSAGMITPLCGNGMAMALHSSKILSDLLINHFDNQISFKSLKKEYQKRWNHQFQLRLKAGRTVQHFFGGRKSSEFLINTFKHVPSVARKVVSLTHGKSF